In Ailuropoda melanoleuca isolate Jingjing chromosome 4, ASM200744v2, whole genome shotgun sequence, the following proteins share a genomic window:
- the SLC44A2 gene encoding choline transporter-like protein 2 isoform X3 produces the protein MEDERKDGAYGTPQKYDPTFKGPIYHRGCTDIICCVFLLLAIVGYVAVGIIAWTHGDPRKVIYPTDSRGEFCGQKGTKNANKPYLFYFNIVKCASPLVLLEFQCPTPQICVEKCPDRYLTYLNAHRSQDFEYYKQFCVPGFQTNKGVAEVLRDGDCPAVLTPSKPLARRCFPAIHAHKGVLMVGNETTYEDGHGSRKNITELVEGAKKANGVLEARQLAMRIFEDYTVSWYWIVIGLVIAMLMSLLFIVLLRFLAGVMVWVMVTMLILVLGYGIFHCYMEYMRLRGEVGSDISLVDLGFQTDLRVYLHLRQTWMTFMIILSILEAIIILLLIFLRKRILIAIALIKEGSRAVGYVMCSLLYPLVTFFLLCLCIAYWASTAVFLSTSNEAIYKIFDDGTCQFVGKTCNPETFASSNESRLCPGAHCQFAFYGGESGYHRALLGLQIFNAFMFFWLANFVLALGQVTLAGAFASYYWALHKPDDLPAFPLFSAFGRALRYHTGSLAFGAFILAIVQIIRVMLEYLDQRLKAAENKFAKFLMTCLKCCFWCLEKFIRFLNRNAYIMIAIYGTNFCTSARNAFFLLMRNIIRVAVLDKVTDFLFLLGKLLIVGSVGILAFFFFTHRIRIVQDTAPPLNYYWVPILWRTWRGMMAQPRGLTSCLPTSRGS, from the exons GAACACCACAGAAGTATGACCCTACCTTCAAAGGACCCATTTACCACAG GGGCTGCACAGACATCATTTGCTGTGTGTTCCTCCTCCTGGCCATTGTGGGCTACGTGGCTGTAGGCATCATAG CCTGGACCCATGGGGACCCTCGAAAGGTGATCTACCCCACTGATAGCCGAGGCGAGTTCTGCGGGCAGAAGGGCACAAAAAATGC gaACAAACCCTACCTGTTCTATTTCAACATTGTGAAGTGTGCCAGCCCTCTGGTCCTGCTGGAATTCCAGTGTCCCACCCCCCAG ATCTGCGTGGAGAAATGCCCCGACCGTTACCTCACCTACCTGAACGCTCACAGATCACAGGACTTTGAGTACTACAAGCAGTTCTGTGTGCCTGGCTTCCAGACCAACAAG GGTGTGGCTGAAGTGCTTCGGGATGGCGACTGCCCTGCTGTCCTCACCCCCAGCAAACCCT TGGCCCGGCGATGCTTCCCAGCCATCCACGCCCACAAGGGGGTCCTCATGGTGGGCAACGAGACGACCTATGAGGATGGGCACGGCTCTCGAAAGAACATCACAGAGCTGGTGGAGGGCGCCAA GAAGGCCAATGGGGTCTTGGAGGCGCGGCAGCTGGCCATGCGGATTTTTGAAGATTACACGGTTTCCTGGTACTGGATAGTCAT TGGCCTGGTCATCGCCATGCTGATGAGCCTTCTCTTCATTGTCCTGCTGCGCTTCCTGGCCGGCGTCATGGTCTGGGTGATGGTCACCATGCTGATTCTGGTGCTGGGCTATG GCATATTTCACTGCTACATGGAGTACATGCGGCTGCGGGGCGAGGTGGGCTCCGACATCTCCCTCGTGGACCTTGGCTTCCAGACAGACCTCCGCGTGTATCTGCACTTGCGGCAGACGTGGATGACCTTCA TGATCATTCTGAGCATCCTTGAGGCCATTATCATCCTGCTGCTCATCTTTCTGCGGAAGAGAATTCTCATCGCCATTGCGCTTATCAAAGAAGGCAGCAG ggCTGTGGGATACGTGATGTGCTCCCTGCTGTACCCACTGGTCACCTTCTTCCTGCTGTGCCTTTGCATTGCCTACTGGGCTAGCACTGCTGT CTTCCTGTCCACTTCCAACGAAGCTATCTATAAGATCTTTGACGATGGCACCTGCCAGTTTGTTGGGAAAACCTGCAACCCTGAG ACCTTCGCCTCCTCCAATGAATCCCGCCTGTGTCCTGGTGCCCACTGCCAGTTCGCCTTCTACGGGGGTGAGTCGGGCTACCATCGGGCCCTGCTAGGCCTGCAGATCTTCAACGCCTTCATGTTCTTCTGGCTGGCCAACTTCGTGCTGGCCCTGGGCCAGGTCACGCTAGCTGGGGCCTTCGCCTCCTACTACTGGGCCCTGCACAAGCCAGATGACCTGCCTGCTTTCCCACTCTTCTCTGCCTTCGGTCGGGCGCTCAG GTACCACACAGGCTCCCTGGCGTTTGGCGCCTTCATTCTGGCCATTGTGCAGATCATCCGAGTGATGCTTGAGTACTTGGATCAGCGCCTGAAAG CTGCCGAGAACAAGTTTGCCAAGTTCCTCATGACCTGTCTCAAATGCTGCTTCTGGTGCCTGGAGAAGTTCATCAGATTCCTCAACAGGAATGCCTACATCATG attGCCATCTACGGCACCAACTTCTGCACCTCGGCCAGAAATGCCTTCTTCCTGCTCATGAGAAACATCATCAG AGTGGCCGTCCTAGACAAAGTTACCGACTTCCTTTTCCTGTTGGGCAAGCTTCTGATCGTGGGTAGCGTGG ggatcctggctttctttttcttcacccACCGGATCAGGATTGTGCAGGACACGGCACCGCCCCTCAATTATTACTGGG